One part of the Lytechinus pictus isolate F3 Inbred chromosome 3, Lp3.0, whole genome shotgun sequence genome encodes these proteins:
- the LOC129257027 gene encoding potassium voltage-gated channel protein Shal-like, translated as MAAAWLPFARAAAIGWVPVAPNPMPVLPERRRNEHFGRVCINVSGRKFETWRHMLDKYPDTLLGSSEKEYFYDEESNQYFFDRDPDLFRHILTFYRTGTMHFPREECIAAFDEELAFFGLMPEIIGDCCYEDYRDKKRDNQERLMDERISEMGDNVPLTSFREKMWRGFENPHTGTPATVFYYVTGFFIAVSVIANIVETVPCSPLPGTVTTLSCGERYERSFFCLDTACVMIFTVEYLLRLYAAPSRWKFARSVMSVIDVVAILPYYIGLFFKDDSLSGMFVTLRVFRVFRIFKFSRHSQGLRILGYTLKSCASELGFLLFSMSMAIIIFATIMFYAEKYTKDTKFYCIPAAFWYTIVTMTTLG; from the coding sequence ATGGCTGCAGCTTGGTTGCCATTTGCTCGGGCGGCGGCTATCGGATGGGTACCGGTAGCCCCCAACCCAATGCCGGTTCTCCCCGAGCGGCGCCGCAATGAACACTTTGGACGTGTGTGTATCAATGTCAGTGGTAGGAAGTTCGAAACATGGAGGCACATGCTAGACAAATACCCTGATACATTATTGGGAAGCAGTGAAAAAGAATATTTCTATGATGAGGAATCAAACCAGTATTTCTTTGACAGGGACCCAGACCTGTTCCGCCATATCTTGACTTTCTATCGCACAGGTACTATGCATTTCCCAAGGGAAGAATGCATTGCAGCATTTGATGAGGAACTGGCATTTTTCGGACTTATGCCCGAAATTATAGGTGATTGTTGTTATGAAGATTATCGTGACAAGAAGCGTGATAATCAAGAAAGGCTAATGGACGAAAGGATCTCAGAGATGGGGGACAACGTTCCACTCACCAGTTTTCGAGAAAAAATGTGGAGAGGATTTGAAAACCCCCACACTGGAACACCCGCTACTGTTTTTTATTATGTGACAGGATTTTTCATTGCCGTGTCCGTCATAGCAAACATTGTAGAGACTGTTCCATGTTCCCCTCTACCTGGTACTGTGACTACATTATCGTGTGGCGAACGATATGAACGGTCCTTCTTTTGCCTTGACACAGCCTGTGTCATGATCTTCACTGTGGAATATTTACTCAGACTTTATGCAGCTCCCAGCAGATGGAAATTTGCAAGGAGTGTGATGTCTGTTATAGATGTAGTGGCCATTCTGCCATACTACATTGGCTTGTTCTTCAAAGACGACAGCCTCAGCGGCATGTTCGTCACACTCAGAGTATTTCGTGTCTTCAGAATTTTCAAGTTCTCGCGGCATTCACAAGGATTACGCATATTGGGATACACACTAAAGAGTTGTGCTAGTGAACTAGGGTTCTTACTCTTCTCTATGTCCATGGCAATTATTATATTTGCCACAATCATGTTCTATGCTGAAAAATACACAAAGGACACCAAGTTTTACTGCATTCCTGCAGCTTTCTGGTATACTATTGTAACCATGACTACGCTAGGGTAA